Part of the Streptococcaceae bacterium ESL0687 genome is shown below.
ATAGCGTTTTGGGTCCTAATATCGTCGGAACTTCTTTTAGTAAAAGGCATTTTCATAGGCTTACTCTTTATCTAGATCAATTGACAGGCTAAGCTCTTCAAGTTGTTTTGGTGCAACAAGACTTGGTGCTTCGGTCATTGGATCACTTGCCTTATTATTTTTAGGGAAGGCAATTACTTCACGAATATTATCTTTTTTGGCAAGAAGCATAGCTAGGCGGTCAAGTCCAAGAGCCAGTCCTCCGTGTGGTGGAAATCCGTATTCAAGAGCTTCCAGAAGGAATCCAAATTGATCATTGGCATCTTCTTGGCTAAAGCCTAGGGCCTTGAACATTTTTTCCTGAAGTTCACGGGTATTGATACGCAGACTTCCTCCCCCTAGCTCGTAACCGTTAAGAACCACGTCATAGGCTACGGCACGTACTTTTTGCAAATCGTCACCTTCAAGGAATTCTTCAGTTTCCTTAGTTGGAAGAGTGAATGGGTGATGAGCTGACATGTAGCGGCCCTCTTCTTCGCTGTATTCAAACATTGGCCAGTCGATTACCCAAAGGAAGTTGAACTTGTCAGTGTCGATTAAATCAAGCTCTTTAGCCAGACGACCACGTAAAGCACCAAGAGTGTTATTGGCAACTTCTAACTCATCAGCAACAAAGAGGATCAGGTCTCCATCTTCAGCTGAAAGTGTTTGAAGAAGGGCTTCAGTCTTGTCTGTTAGGAATTTAGCAACGGGTCCTGTTAGTTCACTACCATCAACCTTAATCCAGGCAAGTCCTTTGGCACCAAATTGTTTGGCAAAGTCAGTAAGCTTGTCGATGTCCTTACGAGAGTACTTGTCAGCTGCACCTTTAGCAACGATTGCCTTAACGGCAGGGGCTTCTGAGAAGACCTTGAAGTCAACTGTTTTAGCAAGGTCAGACAGGTCTTGCAGCTTCATTTCAAAACGAGTATCAGGCTTGTCGCTTCCGTAGAAGTTCATAGCATCATCATAGCTCATGCGCGGGAATGGCAGTTGCACGTCGATATTCAGTGCTTCCTTCATAACCTTAGCAAGAAGTCCCTCTGTTAGGTCTTGGATATCTTGTTCATTAAGAAATGATGTTTCAAGATCGACCTGGGTGAATTCAGGCTGACGGTCTCCACGAAGGTCTTCGTCACGGAAACATTTAACGATTTGGTAGTAGCGGTCAAATCCAGCATTCATTAGAAGCTGTTTAGTAATTTGAGGGCTTTGTGGGAGGGCATAGAAGTGTCCCTCAGACACACGGCTTGGTACCAGGTAGTCACGGGCTCCTTCAGGTGTTGACTTGGTTAGGACTGGTGTTTCCACGTCGATGAAGTCAAGATCGTCCAGGTAGTGGCGGATTGATTTAGTGATCTGGTGGCGCAGTTTGAAGTTGTTAAGCATTTCAGGACGGCGCAGATCCAGGTAACGGTAACGAAGACGAGTTTCGTCACTGGCCTTCATGTCGTCGGTGATTTCAAATGGAGTAGTTTTGGCAGTGTTTAGGATAGCAAGTTTTTCAACAGCAAGCTCTACTTCCCCAGTAGCTACCTTGTCATTTGCAGAAGCACGGCGGACAACTTCACCTGTAACCTCAATAACATACTCATTGCGAAGTGACTCAGCGGTTTCCATAACTTCAGGTGCCACGTGTTCTGGGTTGATTACAAGCTGCATAATCCCCTCACGGTCACGGAGGTCGATAAAGATTAGCCCACCAAGGTCACGGCGGCGGCCAACCCATCCTTTAAGGGTGATTGTTTCACCAACATTTGCGCTGCGTACTTCACCAGCATACATCGTTCTTTTCATTACATAACCTCCTCTAATTGATCGAAAATTTGGTTGAAATCTTCATAGATTTCTTCAAGTGTAGTTGTAACTTCCTTGCGGGTCTGGTTGTTTTTAACAGTAATGTTTCCAGATTCAACTTCAGATTCCCCCAAGGTAATGATAAGTTTTGCCTTGAAGGCTTCAGCTGACTTAAATTGAGCCTTGATCTTGCGTCCCAGGTAGTCGCGGTCTGCAGAGTATCCTTGATTGCGCAAGCTTTCCACAAGTTTTAGGGCTTCAAGGTTTGCGGCCTCACCAAGTACTACCACATAAGCATCAAGGGAATCTGTCACAGGAATTTCAATTCCTTGTTCTTCCATGACTAGAAGAATGCGTTCCATACCAAGACCAAATCCAAAGGCTGGTGTTGCAGGTCCATTGAAGTATTCAACTAGCCCGTCATAACGGCCACCGGCACAGATGGTAAGTTCAGTTCCTTTAACATCAATCATGAACTCAAAGATAGTATCATTGTAGTAGTCGAGACCACGAACCATGGTTTGGTCGATGATGTAGTCGATACTTAGGGCTTCAAGCATGGCACGAACTTGTGCAAAATACTCAGCTGATTCCTCAGTCAGGTAGTCAAGAACTTGAGGGGCATTTGCTACAATTTCGCGGTCACGCTTGTCCTTGCTGTCAAGGATACGAAGCGGGTTTTCATTCAGACGGCGCTTGCTGTCGTCAGACAACTCAGCTTCAAATGGAGTAAGGTAGTCAACCAGAGCCTGGCGGTAATTAGCGCGGCTTTCCTTGTCTCCTAGGCTGTTTAGGTGGAGCTTGATTCCTTCAATACCTAGTTGGGTAAAAAGAGCTTTGGCCATGGCGATGGTTTCCACGTCAGTAGCCGGATTTTTTGATCCGAAGCACTCAACACCGATTTGGTGGAACTGACGCAGACGGCCGGCCTGAGGGCGCTCGTAGCGGAACATTGGTCCTGTATAATAAAGTTTGACTGGCTTTTGCACCTCGGGAGCGAAAAGCTTGTTTTCAACATATGAACGGACTACTGGAGCTGTACCTTCAGGGCGAAGGGTAATATGGCGATCTCCCTTGTCATTGAAGTCGTACATTTCTTTAGTTACGATGTCACTGGTGTCTCCAGCAGAACGGCTGATTACCTCATAGTGTTCGAAAATTGGGGTGCGGATTTCACTGTAGTTGTAGCCTGAGAAGACAAGATTTGCAGTCTCTTCTAAAAACTGCCACTTGGCGCTTTCTTCAGGCATGATATCTACAGTACCTTTTGGTCTTTGTAGTTTCATAGGATTCCTTTCTATAGAAAAAGCCCCTGGATAAAATCCAAGGACGTAGTTTACGTGGTGCCACCTTTTTTCACAGGAAAAGTCCTGCCTTTACTGGCTATAACGTAGCCAACGATATATAAGTCACCTTCATTTTGTACCCTCTCAGCAATCGGATACTCTCTGTTAGGGCTATTGTAACAGATGATTTCATATTCCTCAAGATTAAAATTTTCTTTTTTGGCAAAGATATGGTTTTGTAAAGTAAAAATACTTTACAAAACTCTTGTATTTGTTTCAAAAACATGTTAAGATACTAAAGTATTTGAATTTAAGGGCCCAGTGCCTAGTCAAAGAATAAAATAAAAGGAGACATACACATGGCAGTACCAGCACGTCGTACTTCAAAATCTAAAAAAAATAAACGCCGTACTCACTACAAAATTTCAGCTCCAACTGTAACTTTTGATGAGACTACAGGTGATTACAACCGTTCACACCGTGTATCACTTAAAGGATACTACAAAGGTCGTAAAGTTACTAAGGATTAATAGGGGGCTAATATGCGCGTAAACATTACTTTGGAACACAAAGAATCTGGTGAACGTTTATATCTAACTCAAAAAAATAAACGTAACAACCCAGACCGTCTTGAACTTAAAAAATACTCTCCAAAACTACGTAAACACGTTGTTTTCAAGGAAGTTAAATAATAATTTAAGCCTATCTTTTGATGGGCTTTTATTGTAGAAAAGATTATAGAAAGGGAAAGTTTATGACAAAAGAAGAGTTTGAGGGAAGAATTAGGGAAGAACTTAAGATGCCATTTTTTAAGCTTCAACTGGAAGGTGACACCTATTCAGAAGAGGAGTACCAAGCTTTTAAAAAGGATTTACTTGATTATTATAAGGATTATGTACAAGAAGTTGATACAGATTTTCAAGGTGGGCTATAAAAAAGACGTGTGACTCACACGTCTTTTTTTATTATGCTTTTTGATCAGCGATGTAGTCGATAACATTTCCGATTGTGATGATCTTTTCAGCATCTTCATCAGAAATTTCAATGTTAAATTCATCTTCAAGTGCCAGAGTAAATTCCATAATTGAAATTGAGTCAGCGTGAAGATCGTCAACGATATCTGTATCTACTGTGATTGATTCTGGATTCACTTCTAGATTTTCTACCAAGGTAGTTTTTATCTGGTTAAAAATTTCTTCTTTAGTCATTTATCTCTTCTTCACTTTCTTTTTGATAATATTTTACAAGTTGTCCAACAACATCACTTTCAAGCATTTTGTTGATTTGCTTAATGGTCGAATAGATGGCTTCACCAGAAGATGAGCCGTGGGCTTTGATTACTGGTGATTTTAGTCCGAATAGTACGGCTCCACCAGCTTTTTCATAATCCATTTTATCCTTAAGACCCATTAGGCTATCCTTAAGAAGGAGGGCTCCAAGTTTTCCAGAAATCCCGCTTTCTTTAATCGCTCCTTTAAGGAGTTTCATGATGTTACTTGCGGTACCTTCCATTGTTTTTAGGACGGCATTTCCTGTAAAGCCATCAGCCACAATAACATCAGCAAGTCCTTCTTGCAGGTCACGAGCTTCAACATTACCAACAAAATTAATGCTTTCATCAGCTTTAAGTAATTGGTAGGCTTCCTTGATAACAGGAGTACCCTTTGAAGCCTCAGTTCCGTTGTTTAAAAGACCTACTCGAGGTTTTTTAATATCCCTAACATTTTTGGCGTAAAAACTTCCAAGGGTTGCATAGTCACGAAGCTGTTTGGCTGTGTTTTCTGCATTGGCACCTAAATCAAGCATGTCAAATCCTTGACCATTTAAGGTTGGGAGTGTTGACATAAGAGCAGGGCGCTCAACTTGTTTGATACGTCCTACGACAAAGATACCACTTGCTAGTAAAGCACCAGTATTTCCTGCAGATAGGAGGGCATCAGCCTCTCCGTCCTTGACTGCCTGGGCAGCACGGACCATACTTGAATCTTTTTTACGACGAATGGCCTTTACGGGCTCATCATCACCTTCAATTTTTTGGCTGGTGTGGACAATTTTGATATTTGTATCATCAGTTAAGTGTTCTTTAATCTTTTCTTCATCACCAAAAAGAATAAATTCAAGATCTGGAAATTCTTTTTTAGATAAGTTTACTCCATCAATAATAGCTTTTGGAGCGTGGTCACCACCCATCGCATCAATAGCAATTCTCATAATTTCTCCAATTTTTTCAGTAGATAAAAGAATCTTTTACCTAGCATTCTTATTCTGTGTTAGAAGAGTCTATCACAAATTTACTAATTTTTCAATTTGACCAATTGTAGCTTCGTCATCGCAGTGACCGATTTGATATTTACAAATGTTTTTAACTTCGTCACGAGCATTTTCTGTGGCATAAGAGTGACCGACATAGGTAAGCATTTCTAGGTCATTTAAATTATCGCCAAAGGCTGCCATTTCTGATGGATCGATATCTAACTTAGCAGCTAAATGGCTAAGACCAAGAGCCTTATTGACATGTCCTGCCATAATATCAATTGATTCAAAACCAGTAGTTACTCCCCTGTAAGGTTTGATTCTTTCATTAACCCATTCTTGAGCGTCTAAAACATGTTCCCTTGGGATGGTAACCATAACTTTTAAAACGTCATCTTTAAGATCATCAAAGTTGTCAATTAATTTAACATTTGAATAGTATCTCTTAAAGTGGGTAATAATCTCATCACCTGCAGCCTTGAGGATATAAGCTGATTCTTTTCCTGATAAGGAAATACTATCTTTATGA
Proteins encoded:
- the rpmG gene encoding 50S ribosomal protein L33 encodes the protein MRVNITLEHKESGERLYLTQKNKRNNPDRLELKKYSPKLRKHVVFKEVK
- the plsX gene encoding phosphate acyltransferase PlsX, whose translation is MRIAIDAMGGDHAPKAIIDGVNLSKKEFPDLEFILFGDEEKIKEHLTDDTNIKIVHTSQKIEGDDEPVKAIRRKKDSSMVRAAQAVKDGEADALLSAGNTGALLASGIFVVGRIKQVERPALMSTLPTLNGQGFDMLDLGANAENTAKQLRDYATLGSFYAKNVRDIKKPRVGLLNNGTEASKGTPVIKEAYQLLKADESINFVGNVEARDLQEGLADVIVADGFTGNAVLKTMEGTASNIMKLLKGAIKESGISGKLGALLLKDSLMGLKDKMDYEKAGGAVLFGLKSPVIKAHGSSSGEAIYSTIKQINKMLESDVVGQLVKYYQKESEEEIND
- the aspS gene encoding aspartate--tRNA ligase — encoded protein: MKRTMYAGEVRSANVGETITLKGWVGRRRDLGGLIFIDLRDREGIMQLVINPEHVAPEVMETAESLRNEYVIEVTGEVVRRASANDKVATGEVELAVEKLAILNTAKTTPFEITDDMKASDETRLRYRYLDLRRPEMLNNFKLRHQITKSIRHYLDDLDFIDVETPVLTKSTPEGARDYLVPSRVSEGHFYALPQSPQITKQLLMNAGFDRYYQIVKCFRDEDLRGDRQPEFTQVDLETSFLNEQDIQDLTEGLLAKVMKEALNIDVQLPFPRMSYDDAMNFYGSDKPDTRFEMKLQDLSDLAKTVDFKVFSEAPAVKAIVAKGAADKYSRKDIDKLTDFAKQFGAKGLAWIKVDGSELTGPVAKFLTDKTEALLQTLSAEDGDLILFVADELEVANNTLGALRGRLAKELDLIDTDKFNFLWVIDWPMFEYSEEEGRYMSAHHPFTLPTKETEEFLEGDDLQKVRAVAYDVVLNGYELGGGSLRINTRELQEKMFKALGFSQEDANDQFGFLLEALEYGFPPHGGLALGLDRLAMLLAKKDNIREVIAFPKNNKASDPMTEAPSLVAPKQLEELSLSIDLDKE
- the acpP gene encoding acyl carrier protein; this encodes MTKEEIFNQIKTTLVENLEVNPESITVDTDIVDDLHADSISIMEFTLALEDEFNIEISDEDAEKIITIGNVIDYIADQKA
- a CDS encoding Cof-type HAD-IIB family hydrolase encodes the protein MIKLVATDMDGTFLKEDGSFDKQRLGHVLEEFKNQGLIFVAASGRQLASLKDLFSDFTDQVAFIAENGSIVEYKGEILYENKMNPDEYKKITKILAEHPHVHKDSISLSGKESAYILKAAGDEIITHFKRYYSNVKLIDNFDDLKDDVLKVMVTIPREHVLDAQEWVNERIKPYRGVTTGFESIDIMAGHVNKALGLSHLAAKLDIDPSEMAAFGDNLNDLEMLTYVGHSYATENARDEVKNICKYQIGHCDDEATIGQIEKLVNL
- the rpmF gene encoding 50S ribosomal protein L32, coding for MAVPARRTSKSKKNKRRTHYKISAPTVTFDETTGDYNRSHRVSLKGYYKGRKVTKD
- the hisS gene encoding histidine--tRNA ligase, with translation MKLQRPKGTVDIMPEESAKWQFLEETANLVFSGYNYSEIRTPIFEHYEVISRSAGDTSDIVTKEMYDFNDKGDRHITLRPEGTAPVVRSYVENKLFAPEVQKPVKLYYTGPMFRYERPQAGRLRQFHQIGVECFGSKNPATDVETIAMAKALFTQLGIEGIKLHLNSLGDKESRANYRQALVDYLTPFEAELSDDSKRRLNENPLRILDSKDKRDREIVANAPQVLDYLTEESAEYFAQVRAMLEALSIDYIIDQTMVRGLDYYNDTIFEFMIDVKGTELTICAGGRYDGLVEYFNGPATPAFGFGLGMERILLVMEEQGIEIPVTDSLDAYVVVLGEAANLEALKLVESLRNQGYSADRDYLGRKIKAQFKSAEAFKAKLIITLGESEVESGNITVKNNQTRKEVTTTLEEIYEDFNQIFDQLEEVM